In Ruminococcaceae bacterium R-25, a genomic segment contains:
- a CDS encoding platelet-activating factor acetylhydrolase isoform II: protein MKNYPKPTGEYAVGTKTFTIFNTRKEELDPSGKTMRHVPARLYYPTDKTEGLEHGRSMTRSEAIGIKKAFMIPVNYDKMEESGENISQCFVDAPFIANKKFPLIVFNHGYFSYVEGNSFLLIDLASHGYFVMSVGHPYEGASTDFDDGTYQLLDKSLAKKMYDPYLGGILAAMKLTKCKGTLEEQDKLFDELQDKYCGFLKTRIEAWITDTDIAVKHLRENFKDQIDLTNGIGIAGHSHGGAVAYKYLLTNDDYTCGINIDGGLFGDHEVKTNHKPFLQISCKDNEKVVAKGYLNHTAPAYKVLFRDMKHIAFSDMKHNLPPSPMLGGKLDADLAHQNVCKCFLEFFDCYLRKTKSKPDLKSDNVITVTEYAPDV, encoded by the coding sequence ATGAAAAACTACCCTAAGCCCACAGGCGAATATGCTGTCGGCACAAAGACTTTCACAATCTTTAACACGAGAAAAGAAGAGCTCGATCCGAGCGGCAAGACAATGCGTCATGTGCCGGCAAGGCTCTACTACCCTACCGACAAAACTGAGGGTTTGGAGCACGGCAGGTCAATGACGAGAAGCGAAGCGATCGGCATCAAGAAGGCTTTCATGATCCCCGTCAATTACGACAAGATGGAAGAGTCGGGCGAGAACATCTCGCAGTGCTTTGTGGACGCGCCGTTTATTGCAAATAAGAAGTTCCCGCTGATCGTCTTTAATCACGGGTATTTCAGCTACGTTGAGGGCAACTCTTTCCTGCTGATAGATCTCGCGTCGCACGGGTATTTCGTTATGTCGGTCGGCCACCCTTACGAGGGCGCGTCCACCGATTTTGACGACGGCACTTACCAGCTTCTCGATAAGTCCCTTGCAAAAAAGATGTATGACCCTTACTTAGGCGGCATTCTCGCGGCAATGAAGCTCACCAAATGCAAGGGCACGCTTGAGGAGCAGGACAAGCTTTTCGACGAGCTGCAGGATAAGTACTGCGGCTTCCTGAAGACCCGTATCGAAGCGTGGATCACGGATACCGACATCGCCGTAAAACACTTGCGCGAGAACTTCAAAGACCAGATCGACTTAACAAACGGAATCGGCATTGCCGGCCATTCGCACGGCGGCGCGGTCGCGTATAAGTACCTGCTCACCAATGACGATTACACCTGTGGAATCAATATTGACGGCGGCCTTTTCGGCGACCACGAGGTCAAAACAAACCACAAGCCGTTCCTTCAGATATCCTGCAAGGACAATGAGAAGGTTGTCGCCAAGGGATATCTCAATCACACGGCGCCAGCGTACAAGGTGCTTTTCCGCGACATGAAGCACATTGCTTTTTCGGACATGAAACACAACCTCCCGCCGTCACCAATGTTAGGCGGCAAGCTCGATGCGGATCTCGCCCACCAGAATGTTTGTAAATGCTTCCTGGAGTTCTTCGACTGCTACCTTAGAAAAACCAAAAGCAAACCGGACTTAAAGAGTGATAATGTAATAACAGTTACAGAATACGCGCCGGACGTGTGA
- a CDS encoding AraC-like DNA-binding protein: protein MKLYTECHWDGWDRIVDIYPERSDKLPEYINNPENYKIIILEKGALEITSGSRKRVVKAPALIGLSQHDVLSYKILQSIKVCILFFKPTVIREEFTYDRIDSGELAETWGTSIYQDYLLIKYATVSSNVCDHIIELPLNGLKRLKELFTAAEKELHGQKDGFWPCRSRSYLIELLYCIVYSYIEAAPDSAESPETDEFSAITEYLNEHIDEQVTVETITKKFAINRNKLNEIFMKQASMTCHDYLLNLRIDLAKAMLSNTELPINEVSSRVGYPDPGYFAKIFKHVTGKTPTQYRGK from the coding sequence ATGAAGCTTTACACCGAATGCCACTGGGATGGCTGGGACAGAATAGTTGATATCTATCCGGAGAGATCAGATAAGCTCCCCGAATACATTAACAACCCCGAAAACTATAAGATCATCATCCTCGAAAAAGGCGCGCTCGAGATAACATCCGGCAGCCGCAAGCGCGTGGTCAAAGCCCCTGCGCTGATTGGCCTTTCGCAGCATGATGTTCTCTCTTATAAGATCCTGCAGAGCATCAAGGTCTGCATTTTATTTTTCAAGCCAACCGTTATCCGCGAGGAATTCACTTACGACCGCATCGATTCAGGTGAGCTCGCTGAGACCTGGGGCACATCGATCTATCAGGATTATCTCCTCATCAAATATGCGACTGTGAGCAGCAACGTCTGCGACCACATTATCGAGCTTCCGTTAAACGGTCTGAAGCGTTTGAAGGAATTATTTACCGCAGCCGAGAAAGAGCTCCACGGCCAAAAAGACGGCTTCTGGCCCTGCCGCAGCAGATCTTATCTGATCGAGCTCCTTTACTGCATCGTCTATTCTTATATCGAAGCCGCACCTGACAGCGCTGAATCGCCCGAAACAGACGAGTTTTCCGCCATCACGGAATACTTAAACGAGCACATCGACGAACAGGTCACGGTCGAAACGATCACCAAAAAGTTTGCGATCAACCGCAACAAATTAAACGAGATCTTTATGAAGCAGGCTTCCATGACCTGCCACGACTATCTTCTGAACCTGAGGATCGACCTCGCGAAAGCCATGCTCAGCAATACCGAACTTCCCATAAACGAGGTAAGCAGCCGCGTCGGATACCCTGATCCCGGCTATTTTGCAAAGATCTTCAAGCACGTTACCGGCAAGACCCCCACGCAGTACAGGGGCAAGTGA
- a CDS encoding mutator protein MutT, protein MGYILDLRKKLGHDTLILTGSGVIVVNDKNEILLGKRADNGYWDYPAGSMELGESFEECARRETKEETGLDLGELEFLMSLSGKETYYEYPNKDRIYFAGILYICFDFSGEMKVQEEEVIEQAFFPIDNLPDNLPPNKEKVFAKVREYLKNRT, encoded by the coding sequence ATGGGTTATATTCTCGATCTTCGAAAAAAGCTCGGACACGATACCCTGATCTTAACGGGATCAGGCGTGATCGTTGTTAATGACAAGAACGAGATTCTTTTGGGAAAGCGCGCCGATAACGGCTACTGGGACTATCCTGCAGGCTCTATGGAACTCGGCGAGAGCTTCGAAGAATGTGCCAGAAGAGAAACCAAAGAAGAAACGGGCCTCGATCTGGGCGAACTGGAATTCCTCATGAGCCTTTCAGGCAAGGAAACATATTACGAATACCCCAATAAAGACAGGATCTATTTTGCGGGCATCTTATATATCTGCTTCGACTTTTCGGGCGAGATGAAAGTACAGGAAGAAGAAGTTATCGAACAGGCCTTCTTCCCCATTGATAACCTTCCGGATAATCTGCCTCCGAATAAAGAGAAAGTTTTCGCAAAAGTAAGAGAATACCTTAAGAACAGGACTTAA
- a CDS encoding DNA-binding response OmpR family regulator gives MDSTSTKRLLIAEDDVSLRHITSAFFTKYGFEVDQASDGIEACGLVMQNHYDAIILDIMMPGKDGIEVCKFIRTRYDVPVIFLTALGTESDIIEGYEVGADEYVTKPFSTKLLLMKVNALINRYRGLLVKNGRITINEIVIEPFKRIVSVDGERLDISPREYELLLYFVENKEQVLSRDQILDAVWGEDFLGYDRAVDTYVKKLRQTLGKASYHIETVIKSGYMWRN, from the coding sequence ATGGACAGCACAAGCACCAAGAGACTCCTGATAGCGGAAGATGATGTGTCTTTAAGGCACATCACTTCTGCTTTTTTCACGAAATACGGATTTGAGGTCGATCAGGCATCTGACGGCATCGAAGCCTGCGGCCTGGTCATGCAGAATCATTACGATGCGATAATCCTGGACATCATGATGCCCGGTAAAGACGGCATTGAAGTCTGCAAATTCATAAGGACCCGCTACGACGTTCCGGTCATATTCCTTACCGCTTTGGGAACCGAGAGCGACATAATAGAAGGCTATGAGGTCGGCGCCGACGAGTATGTGACCAAGCCTTTTTCGACCAAGCTCCTCTTGATGAAGGTCAACGCCCTGATCAACCGTTACAGGGGCCTTCTTGTCAAAAACGGCCGTATCACGATAAACGAGATCGTCATTGAGCCCTTCAAACGCATCGTCAGCGTTGACGGTGAACGTCTGGACATCTCGCCCAGAGAATATGAGCTCCTCTTATATTTCGTCGAAAACAAAGAGCAGGTCTTATCCAGAGACCAGATCCTTGACGCCGTATGGGGCGAGGATTTCTTAGGCTACGACAGAGCCGTCGACACCTATGTCAAAAAGCTCCGCCAGACATTGGGCAAAGCCAGCTACCACATCGAAACCGTAATAAAGAGCGGCTACATGTGGAGGAATTAA
- a CDS encoding phospho-acceptor domain-containing protein — MKKTYTKITVLICVLVSAVMVLGIALFSHIQISAENERCFNNISFSINDRIDKSSFKDNGFDSFMTNYMGFKFFERTEYADVGYYGKCTWTWNDLHLTQTVDSTSYQHGSMILNDSDKNIVEIGFSPDEETNHFTVLIYKTSTDVAAEDGSTVISEEFTVELNEPDVHVDYLPEENNEIYGLDAEAKAKYDYLISSPGALFGNPGHLGWFTSYLVYDTTEDVADGVITVRNEDVFVFHPFQMVLEKYLYVYILFFIVLVVLLALTVIMMRRMYLTRMSYEARTKNLTRSFAHELKTPLAVTKSYVENWEIVPEDERPEVASKINSEVDHMTKMVNTLLDLSKMDTGEVTLKLEDVDLFGLSQVCYKHLEELAKAKNIKVDFITKPEDGDFTVSADLDMMKMVISNFMSNAIKYGKEKVEVSLVDGSNNVTFKITNDGEPISKKDQKKIWELFYKKDKSGSDRLSSTGVGLAVNKSILDIHKAKFGVESGASGTTFWFEMKKA, encoded by the coding sequence ATGAAGAAAACTTACACAAAGATCACGGTTCTTATCTGTGTTTTGGTAAGTGCGGTAATGGTGCTGGGGATAGCACTGTTTTCCCATATCCAGATAAGTGCCGAAAACGAGAGATGTTTTAACAACATTTCATTTTCGATCAATGACCGCATTGATAAATCAAGTTTTAAGGATAATGGATTTGATTCATTCATGACAAATTACATGGGGTTCAAATTCTTTGAGAGGACAGAGTATGCCGATGTCGGTTACTATGGCAAGTGCACCTGGACATGGAATGACCTTCATCTTACACAGACTGTTGATTCCACATCTTACCAGCATGGTTCCATGATATTGAACGATAGTGATAAGAATATCGTTGAGATCGGTTTTTCGCCGGACGAAGAAACCAACCATTTCACGGTACTTATTTACAAAACCAGTACGGACGTTGCTGCCGAAGACGGATCGACCGTGATCAGTGAAGAATTTACCGTAGAATTAAACGAGCCGGACGTCCATGTGGATTATCTGCCGGAAGAAAACAATGAGATCTATGGGCTGGACGCTGAGGCAAAAGCAAAATACGATTACCTTATTTCATCGCCGGGCGCGCTTTTCGGTAATCCCGGACATCTCGGCTGGTTTACTTCGTATCTCGTGTATGACACCACGGAAGATGTGGCGGATGGAGTGATCACCGTCAGGAATGAAGATGTTTTCGTATTCCACCCGTTCCAGATGGTTTTAGAAAAGTATCTGTACGTCTATATCCTGTTTTTTATTGTGCTCGTTGTACTTCTGGCTCTTACTGTCATCATGATGCGCAGAATGTATCTTACCAGGATGAGCTACGAGGCAAGGACCAAGAACCTCACGAGGAGCTTTGCGCACGAGCTCAAGACCCCTCTGGCGGTCACCAAGTCTTATGTCGAGAACTGGGAGATCGTGCCTGAGGACGAGCGTCCGGAAGTCGCTTCGAAGATCAATTCCGAGGTCGACCACATGACGAAGATGGTCAATACTCTTCTTGATCTCTCGAAAATGGATACAGGCGAAGTCACGCTCAAACTTGAGGACGTCGATCTTTTCGGACTCTCACAGGTATGCTACAAACACCTGGAAGAACTCGCCAAAGCCAAGAACATCAAAGTCGACTTCATAACAAAACCCGAAGATGGCGATTTTACTGTTTCAGCCGACCTCGACATGATGAAAATGGTCATCTCCAATTTCATGTCCAATGCGATAAAATATGGTAAGGAAAAGGTCGAAGTCAGCCTGGTTGACGGAAGTAACAATGTTACATTCAAGATAACCAACGATGGCGAGCCGATCAGCAAGAAAGACCAGAAGAAGATCTGGGAACTCTTCTACAAGAAGGATAAGTCCGGCTCAGACCGCCTCTCCAGCACGGGTGTCGGCCTCGCAGTCAACAAGAGCATCTTAGACATCCATAAGGCAAAGTTCGGCGTCGAAAGCGGCGCTTCCGGCACGACCTTCTGGTTCGAGATGAAAAAGGCATAA
- a CDS encoding carbohydrate binding protein — protein sequence MKSKRILSSILAISMLLPMAACGQKKTETPSIEGYNLLWSDEFEGKELDESKWNRETHEPGWTNNELQEYTNSDENIFVRDGNLVLKAIKTEKNGQPYYTSGKVQGWNKTQFQYGKVVVSAKVPEGQGLWPAIWMMPNQESKYGQWPKCGEIDIMESLGNDTTVSYSTIHYGEPHAEQQGTITKEGDESFSAKFHEYSVEWEPGEMRFYTDGELVLTCNDWFTAVEGADDKPYPAPFDQPFYVQLNLAVGGNWPGNPDSTTDFSKAEFLIDYVRVYQKDAYDTNVTKPPMTFREALPDGNFIRNGDFSVAENLEDDVDWKFLLFNGGEGSAEIKDGEMIIYTKNYGTEEYSVQLVHPDLPMLKGHKYRVTFDIRADEARKCIVCVSAPNAGWIRYLKDTSIDLTTEWNTFVFEFEMKDKDDNNGRLEFNMGKHKDTATIHIKNVRVEEI from the coding sequence ATGAAGAGCAAAAGAATCTTAAGTTCGATCCTCGCAATCTCAATGCTTCTGCCCATGGCTGCGTGCGGCCAGAAGAAGACTGAGACGCCCTCTATCGAAGGTTATAACCTTCTCTGGAGCGACGAGTTCGAAGGCAAAGAACTTGACGAGTCCAAGTGGAACCGTGAGACCCACGAGCCCGGCTGGACAAACAACGAGCTGCAGGAATACACAAATTCCGACGAGAACATTTTCGTCAGGGACGGCAACCTCGTTCTGAAGGCTATCAAGACCGAAAAGAACGGCCAGCCTTACTACACATCCGGCAAGGTACAGGGCTGGAACAAGACACAGTTCCAGTACGGCAAAGTAGTTGTCTCCGCTAAGGTACCTGAAGGCCAGGGTCTGTGGCCTGCTATCTGGATGATGCCTAACCAGGAATCCAAGTACGGTCAGTGGCCGAAGTGCGGCGAGATCGACATCATGGAGTCTTTGGGCAACGACACAACAGTTTCTTATTCAACAATTCACTATGGTGAGCCCCATGCCGAGCAGCAGGGCACGATCACAAAGGAAGGCGACGAGAGCTTCTCTGCAAAATTCCACGAGTACTCCGTAGAGTGGGAACCCGGCGAGATGCGCTTCTACACAGACGGCGAGCTGGTCCTCACATGCAACGACTGGTTCACGGCAGTTGAAGGCGCTGACGATAAGCCTTATCCGGCACCTTTCGACCAGCCTTTCTATGTACAGTTAAACCTCGCAGTCGGCGGCAACTGGCCCGGAAATCCTGACTCAACAACAGATTTCTCCAAGGCTGAGTTCCTCATCGACTACGTCCGCGTATATCAAAAGGACGCTTACGACACCAACGTTACAAAGCCCCCGATGACCTTCCGCGAAGCTCTCCCTGACGGCAACTTCATCCGCAACGGAGACTTCTCCGTAGCTGAGAACCTTGAAGATGATGTCGACTGGAAGTTCCTCCTTTTCAACGGCGGCGAAGGCTCTGCTGAGATCAAGGACGGCGAGATGATCATCTACACAAAGAACTACGGTACTGAGGAATACTCCGTCCAGCTCGTACATCCTGACCTCCCGATGCTGAAGGGCCACAAATACCGGGTAACCTTCGATATCCGAGCGGATGAAGCCCGAAAATGTATCGTCTGCGTATCCGCGCCGAACGCCGGCTGGATCCGGTACCTGAAAGACACCTCAATAGACCTGACGACCGAATGGAACACCTTCGTTTTCGAGTTCGAAATGAAGGACAAGGACGATAACAACGGCCGCTTAGAGTTCAATATGGGTAAGCACAAAGACACCGCCACTATCCATATCAAGAACGTCAGAGTCGAGGAGATCTGA
- a CDS encoding helix-turn-helix protein, which translates to MPAPRKKISYQEFLHREYGFFRAPLAPEMDFYETIRSGNLRKIRTLLSEPFHEKQGLGILSNNPLQNLKYHLTITVALVARFCISGGLSQAEAYSLSDYYIRLCDEASTAEEIDELHNEMCLHYTKQMQTLQRSAITSKAVSTAISYIYEHLHTRITLETLASVTNLSAPYFSRLFKKETGSSVSEYILGKKLETAKSMLASSSYSIAEISASLAFPSQSYFTNVLKKDCGLTPKEYRNQNRNIDFYLQRAMLN; encoded by the coding sequence ATGCCGGCACCGCGCAAAAAGATCTCATATCAGGAGTTCCTCCACAGGGAATACGGATTTTTCAGAGCGCCGCTCGCGCCTGAGATGGATTTCTATGAGACAATCCGTTCCGGCAACCTGCGTAAGATCCGGACGCTCTTATCTGAACCCTTTCACGAAAAGCAGGGCCTGGGCATTCTTTCAAATAATCCTTTGCAGAATCTTAAATACCACCTGACGATAACGGTCGCGCTGGTCGCGCGCTTCTGCATATCGGGCGGGCTCTCGCAGGCAGAGGCGTATTCATTGAGTGACTACTATATAAGGCTTTGTGACGAGGCATCGACCGCCGAAGAGATCGACGAGCTCCACAACGAGATGTGCCTTCATTACACCAAGCAGATGCAGACTCTCCAGAGGAGCGCCATCACGTCAAAGGCCGTCAGCACGGCGATCAGCTATATCTACGAGCACCTGCACACGCGCATAACTTTAGAGACGCTGGCTTCCGTGACGAATCTGTCAGCGCCTTATTTTTCGAGGTTGTTTAAGAAAGAAACGGGGAGCTCTGTCAGCGAATATATCCTGGGCAAGAAACTCGAGACGGCCAAGTCGATGCTCGCGTCGTCCTCGTATTCGATCGCAGAGATATCGGCATCTCTGGCGTTCCCGAGCCAGAGTTATTTCACGAATGTCCTGAAAAAAGACTGCGGCCTGACACCCAAGGAATACAGGAATCAGAACCGCAATATCGATTTTTATCTGCAGCGCGCGATGCTGAACTGA
- a CDS encoding RimJ/RimL family protein N-acetyltransferase, translated as MILRAYTREDSPIIAKWLRNETELYQWSADRYGFFPLLPYSIDDNYAPQLKTGRFIPLTGVDEEGNVVAHIIIRYPNENDDSSVRLGFVIVDPNIRGKGYGRELLKLTIDYIRQNLSATRVDLGVFVNNPKAAKCYESAGFKAYGEHIITTPFGDWRCVDMELYL; from the coding sequence ATGATCTTACGTGCATATACAAGAGAAGATTCACCCATAATCGCGAAATGGCTCCGCAACGAGACAGAACTCTACCAGTGGTCAGCTGACCGCTACGGTTTCTTCCCTCTCCTGCCCTACAGCATCGACGACAACTATGCTCCGCAGCTGAAGACCGGCCGCTTCATTCCTTTGACAGGCGTTGATGAAGAAGGCAATGTAGTTGCGCACATCATTATCAGATATCCTAACGAGAACGACGACTCATCTGTTAGACTCGGTTTTGTTATTGTTGACCCTAACATCAGAGGTAAGGGTTACGGCCGCGAACTGCTCAAGCTCACTATTGACTACATACGTCAAAACCTCTCTGCAACAAGAGTTGACTTAGGTGTTTTCGTAAACAATCCCAAAGCCGCAAAATGCTATGAATCAGCAGGTTTTAAAGCATATGGCGAACACATCATCACCACACCTTTCGGTGACTGGAGATGCGTTGACATGGAATTATATCTGTAA